A genomic segment from Dechloromonas denitrificans encodes:
- a CDS encoding glutamate/aspartate ABC transporter substrate-binding protein, whose amino-acid sequence MKRIAFVAAFATAFGAAATLPAHAQESATLKKIKDTGSITLGHRESSIPFSYYDDKQQVIGYSHELMLKVVDGVKAELKLAKLDTKLMPVTSANRITLIQNGTVDIECGSTTNNTERQKQVAFSTSIFVIGTKLMAKKTAGINDFADLAGKNVVTTAGTTSERLIRKMNEDKQMKMNIISAKDHGEAFLTLETGRAVAFMMDDALLYGEMAKAKRPADWVVVGTAQSKEAYGCMLRKEDPAFKKVVDAALSKAMTSGDADKIYSKWFMNPIPPKGLNLEMPMSDDMKALFKAPNDKAFE is encoded by the coding sequence ATGAAACGTATCGCTTTTGTTGCTGCTTTTGCTACCGCTTTCGGCGCGGCTGCCACCCTGCCGGCCCACGCCCAGGAATCCGCCACCCTGAAAAAAATCAAGGACACCGGCAGCATCACGCTGGGTCATCGTGAATCGTCGATTCCTTTTTCCTATTACGACGACAAGCAGCAAGTCATCGGCTACTCGCACGAACTGATGCTCAAGGTCGTTGATGGCGTCAAGGCTGAGTTGAAGCTGGCCAAGCTCGATACCAAGCTGATGCCGGTGACCTCGGCCAACCGCATCACGCTGATCCAGAATGGCACGGTCGACATCGAGTGCGGCTCGACAACCAACAATACCGAGCGCCAGAAGCAGGTTGCCTTCTCGACCAGCATTTTTGTCATCGGCACCAAGCTGATGGCCAAGAAGACCGCCGGGATCAACGATTTCGCCGATCTGGCCGGCAAGAACGTGGTGACCACCGCCGGCACGACGTCCGAGCGCCTGATCCGCAAGATGAATGAAGACAAGCAGATGAAGATGAACATCATCTCCGCCAAGGATCACGGCGAAGCCTTCCTGACGCTGGAAACCGGCCGTGCCGTTGCCTTCATGATGGATGACGCACTGCTTTACGGTGAAATGGCCAAGGCCAAGCGCCCGGCAGATTGGGTGGTGGTCGGTACCGCCCAGTCCAAGGAAGCCTACGGTTGCATGCTGCGCAAGGAAGATCCGGCCTTCAAGAAGGTGGTCGATGCTGCGCTGAGCAAGGCGATGACTTCCGGCGATGCCGACAAGATCTACAGCAAGTGGTTCATGAACCCGATTCCGCCGAAGGGCCTGAATCTTGAGATGCCGATGTCGGACGACATGAAGGCACTGTTCAAGGCGCCGAACGACAAGGCTTTCGAATAA
- a CDS encoding class I SAM-dependent methyltransferase: MSLKHSYTLIAPFYDALLIRATQGARQRSLAALPPMPGRILLAGVGTGLDLPHLPAAHQYIGLDLNHAMLRRSLPRGAHRDYAATLGDAQRLPFADHSFDAAVLHLILAVVPEPADCLAEIARVVRPGGSVLIFDKFLRRGQSALLRRIANPLMRRIATRLDVVFENLLDARPEFSLESDEAALAGGWFRMIRLRRA, translated from the coding sequence TTGAGCCTGAAGCACAGCTACACGCTGATCGCGCCGTTCTACGACGCGCTATTGATCCGCGCCACGCAGGGCGCCCGGCAACGCAGCCTGGCCGCACTGCCGCCGATGCCGGGTCGAATTCTGCTGGCGGGGGTCGGCACCGGGCTGGACCTGCCGCACCTGCCAGCCGCTCACCAATACATCGGGCTGGACCTGAATCACGCAATGCTGCGCCGCAGCCTGCCACGTGGCGCTCACCGCGACTACGCTGCAACACTGGGCGACGCCCAGCGCCTGCCCTTCGCCGATCACAGTTTTGATGCGGCAGTGCTGCACCTGATCCTGGCCGTTGTGCCGGAACCGGCCGACTGCCTGGCGGAAATCGCCCGTGTCGTTCGGCCGGGTGGCAGCGTACTGATTTTCGACAAATTCCTGCGTCGCGGCCAAAGCGCCCTGCTGCGCCGGATAGCCAACCCGCTGATGCGACGCATCGCTACCCGACTTGACGTGGTCTTTGAAAACTTACTCGATGCCAGGCCGGAATTCAGCCTTGAAAGTGACGAAGCAGCACTGGCCGGCGGCTGGTTCAGGATGATCCGGCTGCGTCGGGCCTGA
- the apaG gene encoding Co2+/Mg2+ efflux protein ApaG: MPNANKYRITIHPVPQFIPEQSDPDNERYIFTYTITITNAGEVAAQLISRHWIITDANNEVQEVRGLGVIGKQPLLKPGESFEYTSGTALPTPLGTMKGTYQMVAEDGTHFEAEIPEFVLATPRVLH; this comes from the coding sequence ATGCCCAACGCCAACAAGTACCGAATCACGATTCATCCTGTGCCGCAATTCATTCCGGAACAGTCCGACCCGGACAATGAGCGCTACATTTTCACCTACACCATCACCATCACCAACGCCGGCGAAGTTGCGGCACAGCTGATTTCACGCCACTGGATCATTACCGACGCCAACAACGAGGTGCAGGAGGTCCGTGGGCTGGGCGTGATCGGCAAACAGCCGCTGCTCAAGCCGGGTGAAAGTTTCGAATACACCAGCGGCACGGCCTTGCCGACGCCGCTGGGAACGATGAAGGGGACTTACCAGATGGTGGCCGAGGACGGCACCCATTTCGAGGCCGAGATTCCTGAATTCGTACTCGCCACGCCGCGCGTACTGCATTGA
- the ydiK gene encoding AI-2E family transporter YdiK yields MATDIRRDLARNTLAILCILGLIGLSLWVLRPFLAATVWATMIVVATWPVFKSLEQRLGNRRLPAIVLMSLGMLLLLILPLWLAIDTISGHSAQLTAAGRALAENGLPLPPDWVAGLPLFGEKLASAWRQLAAAGTAGIMTEVMPYAADTGKWVLAQVGGLGGMLIQFLLVVTIAAILYAGGESAARMVLRFGRRLAGERGENSIILAGQAIRGVALGVGVTAIVQTVLGGLGLAIAGVPFASLLSALMLMFCIAQIGPMLVLLPAVGWMYWTGDTGWATALLVWSLIVGTLDNFLRPMLIKRGADLPLLLIFAGVIGGMLSFGLIGIFVGPVALAVTYTLLLAWIEDALGKDEVEG; encoded by the coding sequence ATGGCCACCGACATCCGCCGTGATCTGGCCCGCAACACGCTGGCCATTCTCTGTATTCTGGGTTTGATCGGTCTGTCGCTGTGGGTGTTGCGGCCATTTCTCGCGGCCACGGTCTGGGCGACGATGATTGTTGTTGCAACCTGGCCGGTGTTCAAGTCGCTTGAGCAGCGCCTTGGCAATCGACGTCTGCCGGCGATTGTCCTGATGTCGCTCGGTATGCTGCTTCTGCTGATTTTGCCGTTGTGGCTGGCGATCGATACCATTTCTGGGCATTCAGCACAGTTGACCGCAGCAGGTCGGGCGCTGGCCGAAAATGGCTTGCCTTTACCGCCGGACTGGGTCGCTGGTTTGCCCTTGTTTGGTGAAAAGCTGGCAAGCGCCTGGCGTCAGCTGGCAGCGGCCGGCACCGCCGGTATCATGACGGAAGTCATGCCCTATGCTGCCGATACCGGCAAGTGGGTACTCGCTCAGGTGGGTGGCCTCGGCGGCATGCTGATCCAGTTCCTGCTGGTCGTGACCATCGCGGCAATTCTCTATGCCGGCGGTGAGAGTGCGGCCCGCATGGTGCTGCGTTTTGGTCGCCGGCTGGCCGGGGAGCGTGGCGAGAATTCGATCATTCTTGCCGGGCAGGCGATTCGCGGCGTGGCGCTGGGGGTTGGTGTCACGGCCATTGTCCAGACCGTGCTCGGTGGTCTCGGGCTGGCGATTGCCGGCGTGCCGTTCGCCTCCTTGCTCTCGGCCTTGATGCTGATGTTCTGTATCGCCCAGATTGGTCCGATGCTGGTCCTGCTACCCGCCGTCGGCTGGATGTACTGGACCGGTGATACTGGCTGGGCGACCGCCTTGCTGGTGTGGAGCCTGATTGTCGGCACGCTGGACAACTTCCTGCGTCCGATGCTGATCAAACGTGGTGCTGATTTGCCGCTGCTGCTGATCTTTGCCGGCGTGATCGGCGGCATGCTGAGCTTCGGCCTGATCGGCATTTTTGTCGGTCCGGTGGCGCTGGCGGTGACCTATACCTTGCTGCTCGCCTGGATCGAGGATGCGCTGGGCAAGGACGAAGTCGAGGGCTGA
- the argJ gene encoding bifunctional glutamate N-acetyltransferase/amino-acid acetyltransferase ArgJ gives MPVNYSTPSADQLFPVPGIRLGVAEAEIRKKNRRDLTLVALDAGCSVAGVFTQNRFCAAPVQLCRNHLAGGKEIRALVINTGIANAGTGEPGRQAAQETCEAVGAILGIAADQVLPFSTGVILELLPVERIKAGLPAAQADLKADNWYNAAHGIMTTDTIAKAASRVVTVNGKKVTISGVSKGAGMIKPNMATMLGFVATDAGIAQPLLDELVKEAADASFNCITVDGDTSTNDSFVMIASGQSGASFKSTSDAGWAEIKAALIAVSVELAQAIVRDGEGATKFITVAVEGGKDVEECRKVGYAIGHSPLVKTAFFASDPNLGRILAAIGYAGIADLDVDGVKVWLDDVLVAEKGGRAAAYKEEDGARVMAQAEITVRVDLGRGAAQAKVYTCDFSYDYVKINADYRS, from the coding sequence ATGCCAGTCAATTACAGCACGCCATCTGCCGATCAACTTTTTCCCGTACCGGGCATTCGTCTCGGCGTTGCCGAAGCCGAGATTCGCAAGAAAAATCGCCGCGACCTGACACTGGTTGCGTTGGATGCAGGGTGTTCTGTGGCGGGCGTGTTCACGCAAAACCGTTTTTGTGCTGCGCCGGTCCAGCTTTGTCGCAACCATCTGGCCGGCGGCAAGGAAATTCGCGCGCTGGTCATCAACACCGGCATTGCCAACGCCGGTACCGGCGAACCGGGGCGTCAGGCAGCGCAGGAAACCTGCGAAGCCGTAGGGGCCATTCTCGGTATCGCTGCCGACCAGGTGCTGCCATTTTCGACCGGCGTCATTCTCGAATTGCTGCCGGTCGAGCGCATCAAGGCCGGTTTGCCGGCCGCGCAGGCCGACCTGAAGGCGGACAACTGGTACAACGCTGCGCACGGCATCATGACGACCGACACCATCGCCAAGGCTGCCTCGCGTGTTGTCACGGTCAACGGTAAAAAAGTGACCATTTCCGGCGTCTCCAAGGGCGCCGGCATGATCAAGCCGAATATGGCGACGATGCTCGGTTTTGTCGCCACCGACGCCGGCATTGCCCAGCCGCTGCTCGACGAACTGGTCAAGGAAGCGGCCGATGCGTCGTTCAACTGCATCACCGTCGATGGCGATACCTCGACCAACGACTCCTTCGTGATGATCGCTTCCGGTCAGTCAGGTGCCAGTTTCAAATCGACCAGCGATGCCGGTTGGGCCGAGATCAAGGCGGCGCTGATCGCAGTTTCCGTCGAACTGGCCCAGGCCATCGTGCGCGATGGTGAAGGCGCCACCAAGTTCATTACCGTCGCCGTCGAAGGCGGCAAGGATGTCGAAGAGTGCCGCAAGGTCGGGTACGCCATCGGCCATTCGCCGCTGGTCAAGACGGCCTTCTTTGCCTCCGACCCGAATCTCGGCCGCATCCTGGCGGCCATCGGTTACGCCGGAATTGCCGATCTCGACGTCGATGGCGTCAAGGTCTGGCTCGATGACGTGCTGGTCGCCGAAAAGGGCGGACGTGCCGCAGCCTACAAGGAAGAGGACGGCGCACGTGTAATGGCCCAGGCGGAAATCACGGTGCGGGTTGATCTCGGTCGGGGCGCTGCGCAGGCCAAGGTTTATACCTGCGATTTCTCCTACGACTACGTCAAGATCAACGCCGACTACCGCAGCTGA
- the trpE gene encoding anthranilate synthase component I, which produces MTETEFNSLAAQGYNRIPVTLETFADLDTPLSIYLKLANGPYTYLLESVQGGERFGRYSIIGLASPTRIVVHGHQVLVLTGNRIAEREDDTNPLEFIGKFMQRFRAAPQAGLPRFCGGLVGCFGYDTVRYVETRLTRTQKPGDLGTPDIGLLLSEEIAVVDNLSGKLTLVVFAEPGFPGAYQKARARLKELLAKLRTPVTIPSEQPVQSEAAVSVFGEAAFKKAVLKAKEYITEGDVMQVVLSQRMTKPFHASPLALYRTLRSLNPSPYMFYFDFEDFHVVGASPEILVRLEGERVTVRPIAGTRKRGASPEEDAALATELLADEKERAEHTQLLDLGRNDCGRVARIGSVKLTENMLVERYSHVMHIVSNVEGRLQPGLDALDVLKATFPAGTVSGAPKVRAMEIIDELEPVKRGIYAGAVGYLGFHGDMDLAIAIRTAVVKDKQLHVQAGAGIVADSDPNSEWQETQNKARAVLRAAELAEQGLDTRID; this is translated from the coding sequence ATGACTGAAACCGAATTCAATTCGCTTGCCGCGCAAGGCTACAACCGTATTCCTGTCACGCTGGAAACGTTTGCCGACCTTGATACGCCGCTTTCCATCTACCTCAAGCTGGCCAACGGCCCTTACACCTATCTGCTGGAATCGGTGCAGGGCGGCGAACGTTTCGGACGCTATTCGATCATCGGCCTGGCTTCGCCGACGCGCATCGTCGTGCATGGTCACCAGGTGCTGGTGCTGACCGGCAACCGCATTGCCGAGCGTGAGGACGATACCAATCCGCTCGAATTCATCGGCAAGTTCATGCAGCGTTTCCGCGCCGCACCGCAAGCCGGCCTGCCGCGTTTCTGCGGCGGTCTGGTCGGTTGCTTCGGCTACGATACCGTGCGTTATGTCGAAACGCGCCTGACCCGGACCCAAAAACCGGGCGATCTGGGAACGCCGGATATCGGCCTGCTGTTGTCGGAGGAAATCGCCGTCGTCGATAACCTGTCGGGCAAGCTGACCCTGGTTGTCTTTGCCGAGCCGGGCTTTCCCGGTGCTTACCAGAAAGCCCGCGCACGGCTGAAAGAGCTACTCGCCAAACTGCGTACGCCGGTCACCATCCCGAGCGAGCAGCCGGTGCAATCCGAAGCGGCAGTCTCTGTTTTTGGCGAGGCAGCGTTCAAGAAGGCCGTCCTCAAGGCCAAGGAATACATTACCGAAGGCGACGTGATGCAGGTCGTCCTGTCGCAGCGCATGACCAAGCCGTTCCACGCCAGTCCGCTGGCGCTGTACCGCACCCTGCGCAGCCTCAACCCGTCGCCCTACATGTTCTACTTCGATTTCGAGGATTTCCACGTCGTCGGCGCTTCGCCGGAGATTCTGGTCCGACTCGAAGGCGAGCGCGTTACCGTCCGGCCGATTGCCGGTACACGCAAACGCGGCGCCTCGCCGGAAGAAGATGCCGCACTGGCCACCGAGTTGCTGGCCGATGAGAAGGAGCGGGCCGAGCACACCCAGTTGCTCGATCTCGGGCGCAATGACTGCGGCCGTGTCGCGCGCATCGGCAGCGTCAAACTGACCGAGAACATGCTGGTTGAGCGTTACTCGCATGTGATGCACATCGTCTCCAATGTCGAAGGCCGTCTGCAACCGGGGCTGGATGCGCTCGACGTGCTCAAGGCAACCTTCCCGGCCGGTACGGTTTCCGGTGCGCCGAAAGTGCGGGCGATGGAAATCATCGATGAACTTGAACCGGTCAAGCGCGGTATTTATGCGGGTGCCGTCGGCTATCTTGGTTTTCATGGCGACATGGACTTGGCGATCGCCATTCGCACCGCCGTGGTCAAGGACAAGCAACTGCACGTCCAGGCTGGTGCCGGGATCGTCGCCGATTCCGACCCGAATTCCGAATGGCAGGAAACCCAGAACAAGGCGCGTGCCGTATTGCGCGCCGCCGAGCTGGCCGAGCAGGGGCTGGATACCCGGATCGACTGA
- the rpe gene encoding ribulose-phosphate 3-epimerase: MSAKDFVIAPSILSANFAKLGEEVANVIASGADWIHFDVMDNHYVPNLTIGPLVCEAIRPCTAAPIDVHLMVKPVDRIIPDFAKAGANIITFHPEASDHVDRSLSLIRDAGCQGGLVFNPATPLDYMDYVLDKIDVILLMSVNPGFGGQKFIPGTLAKARQARAKLDAYEKESGRRIRLEIDGGVNVANIAEIARAGVDAFVAGSAVYGAGKDSDPHRYDTIIGALRSELGKV, translated from the coding sequence ATGTCTGCCAAAGATTTCGTAATCGCACCGAGCATTCTGTCCGCCAATTTCGCCAAACTGGGCGAGGAAGTGGCCAACGTCATCGCCTCGGGGGCGGACTGGATTCACTTTGACGTGATGGACAACCATTATGTTCCCAACCTGACCATCGGGCCGCTGGTTTGCGAGGCAATTCGCCCGTGTACCGCAGCACCGATCGACGTGCATCTGATGGTCAAGCCGGTCGACCGCATCATCCCCGATTTTGCCAAGGCCGGGGCCAATATCATCACTTTCCACCCGGAAGCCTCCGATCACGTTGATCGCAGCCTGTCGCTGATTCGCGATGCCGGTTGTCAGGGCGGTCTGGTTTTCAACCCGGCAACGCCGCTTGATTACATGGATTACGTGCTCGACAAGATCGACGTCATCCTGCTGATGAGTGTCAATCCCGGCTTCGGTGGCCAGAAATTCATTCCCGGCACGCTGGCCAAGGCGCGTCAGGCACGGGCCAAGCTCGACGCCTACGAGAAGGAAAGCGGTCGCCGCATTCGTCTGGAAATCGACGGTGGCGTGAATGTCGCGAATATCGCCGAGATCGCTCGCGCCGGAGTCGATGCCTTCGTCGCCGGTTCGGCCGTCTATGGTGCCGGCAAGGACAGCGACCCGCATCGCTACGACACGATCATCGGCGCGCTGCGCAGCGAACTGGGCAAGGTCTGA
- a CDS encoding phosphoglycolate phosphatase, which yields MYFQSVTFDLDGTLLDTIADLAEGCRLMLEEIGAPPRTPAEVHSFVGKGMAVLVERCLTHGGQPPSEAQMLTAIDAFKRHYAAVNGRLTRIYPGVSEGLEAWKASGLKLGVVTNKPAMFTDALLDHVGLRHYFEVVVSGDTTAHKKPHPEPILYACRKLGVDPRFNLHIGDSKHDLHAARAAGCSAYAVPYGYNEGEPVDSADCDALVSDLLAACRQALTIKDLHHK from the coding sequence ATGTATTTCCAGTCGGTTACCTTCGATCTCGACGGCACGCTGCTCGATACCATTGCCGACCTGGCCGAAGGTTGCCGGCTGATGCTGGAGGAAATCGGTGCGCCGCCGCGTACGCCGGCTGAAGTGCACAGCTTCGTCGGCAAGGGCATGGCTGTTCTTGTCGAACGCTGCCTGACGCATGGCGGGCAGCCGCCGTCGGAAGCGCAGATGCTGACGGCCATAGATGCCTTCAAGCGGCACTATGCTGCGGTCAACGGTCGTTTGACCCGGATTTATCCCGGCGTCAGCGAAGGCCTTGAAGCCTGGAAGGCCAGTGGCCTGAAGCTGGGCGTCGTGACCAACAAACCGGCGATGTTTACCGACGCGCTGCTCGATCATGTCGGCCTGCGTCATTACTTCGAGGTCGTCGTTTCCGGCGATACGACGGCGCACAAGAAGCCGCACCCCGAACCCATCCTTTATGCCTGTCGAAAACTCGGCGTTGATCCTCGCTTCAATCTGCATATCGGTGACTCGAAACACGACCTTCATGCCGCTCGTGCGGCGGGGTGTTCGGCCTACGCCGTACCCTACGGCTACAACGAGGGTGAGCCGGTGGACAGCGCAGATTGCGATGCGCTAGTATCCGACCTGCTCGCCGCCTGCCGGCAAGCCCTTACTATCAAAGACCTCCATCACAAATGA
- a CDS encoding asparaginase, with protein sequence MLNRFLSRCLLVAAACVAAVPAFAAKPNVVILATGGTIAGAGADAAKSATYQAAKVPVDKLIAGIPTLADVAEVRGEQVFQIASESFTNEHLVTLGKRVAALVKQGDVDGIVVTHGTDTLEETAYFLNLVVRTDKPIVVVGSMRPGTAMSADGLLNLFNAVGVAASKDARSKGVIVAMNDELNSGRDVSKMINIQTGAFKSPWGPLGMVVEGKNYWFRLPAKRHTANSEFDIEKIDALAPVEIAYGYGNTGDTAYRAFADKGAKAIIHAGTGNGSVSNRVVPALRELRGKGVQIIRSSHVNAGGFVLRNAEQPDDQYDWVVAHDLNPQKARILAAVALTKTNDSKELQRIFWEY encoded by the coding sequence ATGCTGAATCGTTTTCTTTCCCGCTGCCTGCTGGTTGCCGCAGCCTGTGTGGCTGCTGTTCCGGCCTTTGCCGCCAAGCCCAACGTCGTGATCCTTGCGACCGGTGGAACCATCGCCGGCGCCGGCGCGGATGCCGCCAAAAGCGCGACCTATCAGGCTGCCAAGGTGCCGGTCGACAAGTTGATTGCCGGTATTCCGACCCTGGCCGATGTGGCCGAGGTACGCGGCGAGCAGGTTTTTCAGATCGCCTCTGAAAGCTTTACCAACGAACATCTGGTCACCCTGGGCAAGCGTGTCGCCGCCCTGGTCAAGCAGGGCGATGTCGATGGCATCGTTGTGACCCATGGCACCGACACCCTGGAAGAGACAGCCTATTTCCTGAATCTGGTGGTGCGCACCGACAAGCCGATCGTCGTCGTCGGCTCGATGCGTCCGGGCACGGCGATGTCGGCCGACGGCCTGCTTAACCTGTTCAACGCCGTTGGTGTTGCCGCCAGCAAGGATGCGCGCAGCAAGGGCGTCATCGTCGCGATGAATGATGAGCTGAACAGCGGTCGCGATGTGTCCAAAATGATCAACATCCAGACCGGCGCATTCAAGAGCCCGTGGGGTCCGCTCGGCATGGTGGTCGAAGGCAAGAACTACTGGTTCCGCCTGCCGGCCAAGCGCCACACCGCCAACTCCGAGTTCGATATCGAAAAAATCGACGCCCTGGCGCCGGTCGAGATTGCCTATGGTTACGGCAATACCGGCGATACGGCCTATCGTGCTTTTGCCGACAAGGGGGCCAAGGCCATCATTCATGCCGGTACCGGCAATGGTTCGGTGAGCAACCGCGTTGTGCCAGCCTTGCGTGAATTGCGCGGCAAGGGCGTGCAGATCATCCGTTCTTCGCACGTCAATGCCGGCGGCTTTGTGTTGCGCAATGCCGAACAGCCGGATGACCAGTACGACTGGGTCGTGGCGCACGATCTCAATCCGCAGAAAGCACGCATCCTGGCGGCGGTGGCGCTGACCAAAACGAATGACAGCAAGGAACTGCAGCGCATTTTCTGGGAGTATTAA